ATCTTCGACGTCGGCGACGACGAGTTCGGCCTGAAGCCGATGAACTGTCCTGGCCACGCCGCCATCTTCCAGGATCACTCCTGGAGTTACCGCGACCTCCCGATCCGGTACGCCGAGAACGGCAAAGTCTATCGTAAGGAGCAACGCGGCGAGCTCTCGGGCCTCTCGCGGGTCTGGGCCTTCACGATCGACGACGGCCACCTGTTCATCCGCCCCGACCAGATCAAACGCGAAGTCGAAGAGATCATGGACATGATCACGGACGTCCTCGAGACGTTCGATCTCGACTACGAGATGGCCCTCGCAACCCGCCCCGAGAAGTCGGTCGGCTCCGACGAAATCTGGGAGCGCGCCGAGGAGCAACTCGAGAGCGTGCTCGAGGCCCACGGCCACGAGTACGAGATCGAGGAGGGCGACGGCGCGTTCTACGGGCCGAAGATCGACTTCGCGTTCGAGGATGCCATCGGTCGCTCGTGGGACGGCCCCACGGTGCAACTGGACTTCAACATGCCCGAGCGGTTCGACCTGAACTACGTCGGCGAGGACAACGAGGAACACCGCCCGGTCATGATCCACCGCGCGCTGTATGGCAGCTACGAGCGGTTCTTCATGATGCTCATCGAGCACTACGAGGGCCGGTTCCCGCTGTGGCTCGCGCCCGAACAGGTCCGCGTGCTGCCGATCTCCGACGCAAACCTCGGCTACGCCCACCGCGTGGCAAACGAGTTCGACGACTTCCGCGTCGAGGTCGACGGCCGCGACTCGACGCTCGAGCGGAAGATCCGCGCGGCCCACGACGACCGCGTGCCCTACCAGATCATCGTCGGCGACAACGAGGAAGAAGACGGCAACATCTCGGTTCGCGACCGCTTCGAGGATCAGGAGTACGACGTCGAAATCGAGGACTTCCGCGCCCACCTCGAGGCCGAACGCGACGAACAGCGGACGGAGCCGGACTTCCTGCAGGACTAGACCTTTTTCGACCCCTGTTTTCGCGCTGACCAACGCCTGATTTCGGGTTCGCCAATCGTCGTGCGGGATTACACCATGTTCGTGCTGATTCTGCGGTCCAAACCCGATCGTAATAGCCATGGTTGCGGAATCGTGCATATCTGTATGAACAGAGCCGAGAAGGCAGCCCTCCAGTTGCGGGCCGTCGACGTGTTGCGAATGTTGAAAGAAACCCGGACCTACGACGAACTTGCTGAGACGACAGGGCTGCCGGCGGGCGATCTCAATCGGTACGTCAACGGGCACGTTCTCCCCGGCACTGACCGCGCGCGAGAGGTCGTCGAAGACCTCGGTAGAGAGGCGTTGGCCGAGGAACTCGACGCACGCATTCGCGTCGATGACGATGGGTACGTCGACAACTCCGCGACCGTCTTCGATCAGCCGTTTCTCGATTTGGCCGCGCCGGTCGTCGCCAACGGCTTCGACTTCGAGCGCCCCGATGTCGTGCTCACCGCCGCGACCGACGGCATCACGCTTGCGGCTGCGCTCGCGAGCTACTACGGTGTCCGCTGTGCCTACGCGAAAAAGCGCAAGGAGACCGCCGTCGAGGAGTTCATCGAGGCCCGCCAGCGCCTGCAGTCGGGGATCGAACTCACCTACTACCTGCCCGCCTCCGCGATCGACCCCGGCGAGTCGGTGCTCGTCGTCGACGACCTCATCCGATCGGGTGAGACACAGGAACTGCTACTCGACATCGCTCACACCGCTGAGGCCGACGTTGCAGGCGTCTTCGCGCTCATCGCAGCCGGCGAAGACGGGATTCAGCGTGCCCGCAACCACACCGACGCGCCGGTCGGCGCGCTGACGACCGTTTAATTGTTGAGTCGACCAGTTCTCTCCGACAGTCTCTCCTCGAGGAACGATCGTAACCGCCAGCGTATTCCAGCGAGCGACTCGTCTACGGCTGCTCGCGTGTAACTCCCGCCTGGGATCACCATGTGAATCAGTGCCACATTATTAATCATTAGGTTTATGGTGGTGCCCGCAGTTTGTGGTGGTACGCACATGACGAAGACAGTCATCCTCGGCGTGATCGGCTCGGACGCTCACGTTGTCGGGATTACCATCCTGGAACAGGCACTAGAGGCAGCTGGATTCGATGTCGTCAACCTCGGGGTGCAGACCTCCCAGGAAGAGTTCATCGAAGCGGCATCTGCCAACGACGCCGAGGCTGTACTCGTCTCGTCACTCTACGGTCATGCGAAACAGGACTGTGAGGGCTTCCACCAGCGCATCGCCGATTCCGATCTCGACGTGACGACCTACATCGGTGGCAATCTCGCCGTCGGGCAGGACGACTTCGAGGAGACTCGCAAGTTCTTCCGCGAACTGGGCTTCGACCGAGTCTTCGACTCCGAGACCGACCCCGAAGATGCCATCGAGGCCCTGCGGGCCGATCTGGACATGCGCTCGAGTGAGTCCGAACAGGAAAGCCAGACCGTCTCGGCGTAATCGCCGCGACGCCGCTGCTTTTCGCCGTTTTCTATCGACCAGCAGTAGCAGTTGCTGATCGTAACCGATACCGCATACTGGCTGGCAGTCACCGGACGATCGTCACCGGTACCGGCGACCGGCGAGCCACCGTCTCGGCGACGCTGCCGAGAAGAATTCGGCTCGCCCCGGTCCGACCGTGGCTGCCGACGACGATATGATCGACATCGTGTTCGTCGGCGTAGTCGACGATCGACCGCGAGACGCTGCCGACGACGTGGTCCGTCTCGATCTCGACGCCGTGGTTGGCGGCCTGCTCGCGAGCCTCTTCTAAGATCTCATCGGCGCGCTCCTCGTGGTGGCGCTGTACCTCCTCGTAGTTGGCCATCGCTGTCCCTTCGACGCCACTTACCGCGTAGAAATCACCCGGATCGAGGACGTAGAGCGCGGTGATCGTCGCGTCCGGATACTCCGAGCAGGCGAACTCGAGCGCGTCAGTCGATTGCGCCGAGTCGTCAACTGCCACGAGAACGTGCCGTGCCATACGCGGCGGTACGTCTGCCCGTGGAATAAGTCCACCTCTTGGGGCAACCCCGCGGGAACGCGCCCGCAGGCTGGCAGACGGTAAGTCGTGATCGATGAGCGTCGCGTGGGCCAGCTGCGGCTGTCGTACGCGCCGCTCTCGACTCGAGTCGCAGAAAAATCGGCGTGAAATCGACTGTTGTGTCGCCGCGTGTTACTTCGCGCGGCCCTGGCCGCCGGTGTTGGACGGGCGGACCTTCTCGGCACCTTTACCGCGGTTGTTGAGCCCACGGTTTGCCGTGCCGGCGTTGGTGAGCCCGCGGAACGCGCGGTTCTGGTGGTCGTCGCTGCAGATCCAGTTGAGGTCGTCGTCGTTCTCGATCGCGGGGTGGTTCGGATCGACGAGGATCATCTCGAACCACTTCTGCGAGCCGTCTTCCCCGACCCAGTAGCTGTTGAGCACGCGCAGGTTGGGGTACTTCCGGGAGACGCGCTCCTCACCGATGCGCTGGATGTTCTTGCGTCGTCCGATGCGGTTGACACCCTGACGCTTCGAGCGCCGACCGGCCTTGTGTCGCTGCTTCCGGGCGGTCCCTTTACGGACCGAGACCCGGGTCACGATGATGCCCTGTTTGGCCTTGTAGCCGAGTTCGCGCGCCTTGTCGAGTCGCGTCGGGCGGTCGATTCGCTCGATCGCACCCTGCTTGCGCCACTCCTGTTTGCGCTGCCACTGCAGCTCCCCGAGCTTGCCGTCGTCGGGGTCTTTCCATGCGTCCTTGATGTGGGAATAGAAGCTTTTTGCCATCGTATTCACCCGCGGGCGTTTTCTGGTTCAATCCCGACCGGGGCACATGCCCCGCGGATCACATCCCGACCTGCGGCCCGATACCGTGCAGGTGCCCGCTGATGCCCGCGAACCAGCGAGTCTACCGGACCTACCCAACTCTCGAGTATAAGGGCTTCGAACTCCGTGAGCGCGTTACCGCACTGGAACGCGCTCGCGAACGCCGCTCGGTGCGATGCCGTTGATCGTCGCGAAGACGGCCCCAATCACCAGCCCGTACACGAGATGGCCGAACCCGAACAGGAGTGCACCGAACAGCTCCGCTGTGAGCCCCGGGACCGACAGAAACGGCACTGGCAACGTGGCCACCCCGACGCGTTCCATCGCGAACGGGAACAGGACGCCGCTGGCGAAGAGACCGATGACGGCACCGAAGGCGAGCCCCGCGATAATATAGTCGCTGAAATCGGTCACCAGTTGCTGGACTGCTGGCCTCGAGACGAGGGCGGCGAACACCAGCCCGAACGCGATGCTTATCATCAGGTGAATCGCCCAGCCAGCCCCGACTGCGAGTTCGGGTTCGACTGCGAGACCACCCAGCAGTTCGATCTGGTCTCCGCCGAAGTGAAGCACCAGCCCCATGGCGATACCGGCGACTAACCCGCCCGTAACGCCACCGCCCCACACGCCGACGCCGTCGAGCTCGTGTTCAGTGCTAACACTCATGAATGGAGCTACGGATGCAAGGCTGATTAATTCAAGCATTCACCGGTGTCAGTGAGAGTAGCGTGTGGCACTAGTTCCATCAGTGTGACCGATCGTCACCCAGTTGGATCGACCACTGGACGAATGCGGATTCTCAACCGTCTGCCATACTACCGTCGACGTGGCCGACATTATGAGACATACTCTTATTCTGTTAACTTCGAATGCGTATTTTAAACTGCTTCTAAGCCGTGACATTCCGCTTCGTAAACCCACATGACAGTGCGAGTATATCTACCTCGAGCGCGTCTGCTACAGTATGGCCTTCAGCATCATTGACGCGATGTCCGACGGGTTCTCTCGCACCACCGAGCGAAACGGACTCGTTTTCATCGCCGTATTCGCCGTTCTCGCAGTCCTGAACGCACTCGTGACTGCCATAGGATTCGATCCTGCTACCGGGACGGTGCCTGTATCCGGAGCTATCGTCCTCTCTGCCGGACTCGTTTCGCTAGTGGTCGGAATCGTGACGATCGCGACAGCCATCGTCGCACTCCGGACGTTCGCGTCGGCGGAAACCGAGACGATCCCCCGCGAGTTCCGCCGCCGACGGATCGGCCTCGCCACGCTCAACGTCTTCGTCGGCACGATCGTCTACGTGTTGCTCGTCGCCGTCGGTAGCGTCTTCCTGCTCGTGCCGGGGCTGTTCGTGCTCGTCAGCCTCTACTACTGGAGCGTCTTCGTCGCGGTCGACGACCAGAACTTCCTGCAGGGCTTTCGCAGCAGTTGGACGCTGACCCGCGGTCGCCGCCTTCGGCTGTTCGGACTGGGAGTGGCTGTCCTGTTCGTCGGTATCGCCGTCACTGGAGCCGCCGGGATTCCGGCGGTTTTCCTCGGCGATGTTGCCGGCCCCGTGCTCACGCAACTCGTCGCCGCGGTCGTCACGGTGTACACGCTCGCGACCACCGCCCGCGCATACGACCAGCTTCGCAGCCTCGAGCCACCCGCCGACGCCGATGCCCGACCGGGCTCTGCCGGCATGCCTGCCTGAGTTCCACTGCGAACGACACTCCCACCGTCGTTCCAATTCCGTATATCGGTATGTAATGTATGATGGTCGGATATCGGTTTCGTCCGTGTGGCGTTCACGACACGTCTCGAGTCCGCTACCGTCGAATTCAATCAGAAACGTATCTAGCGGTGGCGAAACCGGTGACTACGCTGCTCGGAAGCGACACGGTGAGTAGCCACCTCGAGCGCGAGTGCGACTGCGAATCAAATCGGTCGGCGACCGACCCGGACGACACTGACGAACCAGCTGGTGGTCACACGAACTCGGTAACCGTTTCAAACGACTCGGCAGTGATCGCGTCGGCCACCTCGTCGATCGGAAGGTCGTCGGGCACGTGCTGGGGGTACTTGCGGCGGAAGTAGCCCACGACGTTCGTCAGATCCCGCCGGAGGAACTCGTCGGCGTTTTCGTGATCCGTCGGGACGGCCTGGGGCCAGTCAAAGATCTTCACACCCGCCTCGTTGACGAAGACGTTGTACTCGCTCATGTCTGCGTGGACGTACCCGTGTGCGTACGCGCGATCGATTTCGGAGACGAGCAGATCGAGGACCCCAAGCACCTGATCGTCCTCGAGTCGGGTTCGCGAGAGTTCGACGCCGTCCATCTTTTCCATGACGATGGCGTGGCGGTTCTGTCCGATCGGCTGGGGGACCGCGACGTCGGGGTAGAGTTCCTCGAGAATGTCGTACTCGCGTTCGGCGGCCTTTCGGGCGGTGTACATCCAGGAGACGTGTTCGTTGTCCGATGTGTAATCGCGCTCTTTGTGGACTTCCCGGAAGTTCGTATAGCCCTCGCGGTGGTACTTCAGCGCGAGCGGTTTGTACGATTTGACCTCGTAGACGTCGCTTTCCTTGCCGACGCCAAGTGGCGATCCGAACTCCGAGATGGTGTCCTGTTCGACGAGTGCCCGCAACGCGAGGACGTCGTAGCCCTCGAACTGCAGGGTGTAGCCCTCGTACTGGATGGTCTTCTTTTCGATCAGTCCGCGTTTGAGACAGCGCTCGAGGCGATAGTCGACCTCCTCTTCGGTCAGATTGGCGAACTTCGGGAGCTTTTCGCGCTGGACCCACTCGGAAAAGCGCATCCCTTGTTCGACCCCCGAGAGGAGATAGAAGTCTTCGTCCTCGAGTTCCGGAAGCAATCCGGCGACGTTTCGCACCATAGCCATCGATAACCAGTGAGTACGTAAAAACGGCGTGACGGACAGCGGCGGTCGATCCCGGTCGTCGTGAGACTCCGACCGAATACCAGCGATATGCGCCGTCGCGACCGGCGTGTGTCGACTCGAGACGCTCGTTCAACCCCTCGTGAATCACATATCGATATACAGAATCGTGCCGATGCCGGAATCGCTTTGCGTCTCGTCCGTGTTGAGTCGTACATGATAACGCTTGCCGATCGGGACTGGCGACTGATTCGGGACGACCCGCGCGCAGGCGCGACGCAGATGGCGCTCGAGGAGATCGCTGCACGAACGGCACTCGAAGACGACCTGCGGACCGTCCGCGTCTACTCGTGGGAACCGAGCACGCTCTCGCTTGGGTATCGACAGGACGCCGACACCGTCGACTGGGACTTTTGCGAACGCGAAGGAATCGACGTTACGCGCCGCCAGACCGGCGGGGGTGGGATCTATCACGACCGATACGCAGACATCTCGTATACGATCGTCGCGCCAGCCGACGAGGTGCCGGGCGACCTGATGGACTGTTACGAGCTGTTCTGCGAGCCGATCCTCGAAGCCTTTGACAGGATGGAGGTAGACGCCGCATTCGCCTCGGCCGAACAGGAGGCGATCTATCAGCCGTCGTGCTATCTACGCGATATCAATCCGGCACACGACATCGTCGCGTCAGCGGATGCGGGCGTGGATGCCCAGAAGATCAGCGGCAACGCCCAGTACCGCCAGCGTGACGTCGTCATCCAGCATGGATCGATCAGTTACGACCTCGAGCCGCACAACCACGTTGGCGTCTTCGATGCCGACCTCGAGGCGTCGACGTTCACCGATCGGGTGACGAGCATCCGCGACGAGGTGGGGATCGACCGCGAGGACGCCGTCGATGCGATCGCGGGAGCGCTGGGTGACTGGTCGGATGCTACGGAATCGACGTGGCGCGACGGCGAACTCGACGCCGCCCGCGAGCTGGCTGCCCGGAAGTTCGGAAGCGACGGGTGGATTCGCGACCGGGAGGTACTCGCGGCGGACGAGCAGTAATCGAGTGGCAGCGAGACACCTACTCGAGACGCTCCGAAGTACCTATCACGGCCCGGTACTGACGGGAATCCATGACGATGAAGGTCGGCGCACACGTTTCGATCTCCGGCTCGCGCGTCTCCTCAGACGACGAAACGCCGCCGTACGACGACATCCGCAACGCCGTCTGCCGACAGACGGCCTTCGGTGGGAACTGCGGGCAGATCTTTACGACGTCGCCACAGGTCTGGGCCCAGCCCGACATCTCCGCGGAGGCCGCCGACGGCTTCCGTGAGGAAAGCGACGCCAAACTCGAGGGGCCGTGGGTGATCCACTCCTCGTATCTGGTGAATCTCTGTACCCCGAAGGAGGACCTGCGCCGCAAGTCAAAGGAGAGCATGCAGGCGGAACTCGACGCCGCCGAAACGCTGGGCGTTCCATACGTGAACGTTCACCTCGGAGCCCACACCGGTGCGGGCGTCGAGGGCGGACTCGACAACGCCGCTGGCGTCATCGACGACCTCGAGGTGCCCGAGGGCGTTCAGATCCTGATCGAATCCGACGCCGGCAGCGGCACGAAACTCGGCGGCGAGTTCGACCACCTCGCGGGGATTATCGACCGCACCGAGACGGACATCGGGATCTGTATCGACACGGCACACACGCTCGTCGCGGGCAACGACCTCACGACGCCCGAAGCGGTCGACGAGACCGTTGGTCGGTTCGACGACGTGGTCGGGCTCGAGTACCTCGAGTACATTCATCTGAACGACTCGAAACACGACGTCGGGACCCACAAGGACGAACACGCCCTCATCGGCGAGGGCTATATCGGCGAGGACGGTATGCAGGCGATCGTCAACCACCCGGAGCTGCGGGACCTGCCCTTCGCACTCGAGACGCCGACGGAAGACGGGCGTGGCTTCGCGTGGAACATCCAGAAGGTCAAAGCGCTGCGCGACGACGAATAGCGGTCTAGATCGACTCGTTTTTACTCGAGACGCCGCTATCGGAGGTCGTGCGCGAGTTCTCCGAAGACTACCTCAGCCGGACCCGTGAGGGGATGTGGGCCGACTCTCGTGACGCACTCGAGCCGCTGGCCCTCGACTCGCGTGACCGGATTCTGGACGTGGGCTGTGGCACTGGCGAACTGAGCCGCGTCCTCGCCGCGGAGTCGCCCGGCGAGGTGATCGGGTGTGACGCCGACCCCGATCTGCTTGCGACCGCCGCCGAGTACGTCCCCGCCGTCGCTGGTGATGCCTATCAGCTGCCGTTTCCCGATGAGACGTTCGATCTCGTCGTCTGTCAGGCCTTGCTGATCAACCTGCCCGAGCCCGCGGTCGCGCTGACCGAGTTCGCCCGCGTCTCGACCGATCTCGTCGCAGCCGTCGAACCCGACAACGCCGCGGTCGAGATCGACTCGAGCGTCAACGCTGAAGGGCCCCTTGAGCGCCGGGCCCGGCGGGCCTACCTCGACGGTGCCAGCACAGACGTTGCGCTTGGGGCCGACGCCCGCGAGGCGTTCGCAGAGGCGGGCCTCGAGGTGCTCGCGACGCGTCGCTACGATCACGTGCGGACGGTCGAACCGCCCTACAGCGACGCCGCGTTACGGGCCGCTCGTCGGAAGGCGACCGGCGACGGGCTGGCCGACGATCGGGAGACGATGCTGTCGGGATCGCTGACCGAACGCGAGTACGACGATCTTCGGGGCTCGTGGCGCGAGATGGGCCGAGACGTGATCGAGCAGATGCAGGCCCGCGAGTACCGCCGTGAGGAAGCGGTGCCGTTTCACGTCACGGTCGGTCGTGTTCCGTGACGCGGCGAAAAGTGCCACTATCGTCTTGTAGTTCCACCATCAAGTCCCTGTATGGCCGCGATCGAACTCGAGGGGTTGACGAAAGATTACGGCGAGGTCCTCGCCAACGACGACGTCACGTTCGACGTCGAACGGGGCGAGATCTTCGGCTATCTCGGCCCGAACGGGGCGGGGAAGACGACGACGATCCGGACGCTACTCGGCCTGCTATCACCGACTGCGGGGACGGCGCGAGTGCTCGGCCAGGAGATCACCGACGAGGGGCAACTGCTCGAGGCCAAGCGCCGGCTCGGGTATCTCCCCGATACGCCGGCGTTCGATGAGACGGCGACTGGCCGGGAGGTCCTCGAGTTACACGCCGCGATCAAAGGCGACGAGCGAAGCGAGGAGTTGCTCGAGCTGTTCGACCCGCCGCTCGGCCGGGAGATTCGAGAGTATTCGCGGGGGAACGTCCAGAAGCTCGGGCTCGTCGCGACGTTCATGCATGATCCTGACCTCGTGATCTTGGACGAGCCGACCAGCGGGCTCGATCCGCTGTTACAACAGCGATTCAACGAGTTCGTCCGGGCCGAACGGGACCAGGGGCTGACGGTGTTTTTTTCTTCGCACATTCTCAGTGAGGTCCGAAAGCTGTGCGACCGCGTCGGCATCATCCGCGATGGCCGACTCGTCACGGTCGAGCCGGTCGAGTCGTTACTCGACCGGAGCGGCAAGTTCGTCCGCCTCCATGCTGCGGAGTCGATCCCGAGACAGGCGTTCGAACTCGACGGCGTCCACGACCTCGAGGCCGACGCCGGCGCAGGGCCGAGTGGCGGAACCGAGTACGTCTTTACCTTCACCGGCGACGTCAACGAGCTGCTCGAGCGACTGCGGGAGTACCGACTTCTCGATCTGTCGCTCGAGGAAGCGCCGCTCGAGGAAGTCTTCATGCGGTTTTACGATGGTGAGGGGCTTGATAGTGACACCGACAGCAACGGGGCCAATCGCGTGGTTGCCGGGGGCACAGGAGGTGACGACGGTGTTTGAGCTGACACGCTACGACGCCCACCACCGGGTTCGCGGCAGTCTCTACCTTTCGGTTGGCCTGTCGCTGCTCGCTGCGATGGTTATCTGGGTGTATCCATCGTTCAGGACCGAGGTCGATCTGGATCAGCTCATCGCCGCGTATCCGGAGCCGATCGTGCAGGTGATGGGGGTCCAGACGATGGCGAGTCTTGACGGCTTTCTCTCGTTCGAACTCTACACGTTCGGGTGGATCATCCTGCTTGGCCTCTATCTGGCCTACAGTACTGCGGGGACGATCGCCGACGACGTCGACCGCGGTCGGATGGACGTGCTGTTGTCGTTGCCGATCTCCCGCCGGCGACTGCTCGGCGAGCGCTTCGCTGCGATGGCCGTCCCGATCGTCGGGGCGAACATCTTGCCACCGGTCGTCGTCTACGTTGGCGCGCAGTTGATCGACGAGTCACTCGCTGCCACGGACGTGCTTGCGGTCCATCTGCTCTCGATCCCCTACCTGTTTGCCTGTGCCGGCATCGGCCTGCTTGCGTCTGTCGGCTTCGATCGAGCGGGCATCGCCCAGCGAGTCGCCCTCGGTGTGACGTTCGCGCTGTTTCTCTCGGAGTCGCTGTTGACCGGGACCGACGCCGAAGCGGTCGGCGCGATCGCGCCCATGCGCTACTACGATCCAAACGCGATCTTGCTCG
The sequence above is a segment of the Natrinema sp. HArc-T2 genome. Coding sequences within it:
- a CDS encoding biotin/lipoate A/B protein ligase family protein, with protein sequence MITLADRDWRLIRDDPRAGATQMALEEIAARTALEDDLRTVRVYSWEPSTLSLGYRQDADTVDWDFCEREGIDVTRRQTGGGGIYHDRYADISYTIVAPADEVPGDLMDCYELFCEPILEAFDRMEVDAAFASAEQEAIYQPSCYLRDINPAHDIVASADAGVDAQKISGNAQYRQRDVVIQHGSISYDLEPHNHVGVFDADLEASTFTDRVTSIRDEVGIDREDAVDAIAGALGDWSDATESTWRDGELDAARELAARKFGSDGWIRDREVLAADEQ
- the glmS gene encoding methylaspartate mutase subunit S; this translates as MTKTVILGVIGSDAHVVGITILEQALEAAGFDVVNLGVQTSQEEFIEAASANDAEAVLVSSLYGHAKQDCEGFHQRIADSDLDVTTYIGGNLAVGQDDFEETRKFFRELGFDRVFDSETDPEDAIEALRADLDMRSSESEQESQTVSA
- a CDS encoding serine/threonine-protein kinase RIO2, translated to MVRNVAGLLPELEDEDFYLLSGVEQGMRFSEWVQREKLPKFANLTEEEVDYRLERCLKRGLIEKKTIQYEGYTLQFEGYDVLALRALVEQDTISEFGSPLGVGKESDVYEVKSYKPLALKYHREGYTNFREVHKERDYTSDNEHVSWMYTARKAAEREYDILEELYPDVAVPQPIGQNRHAIVMEKMDGVELSRTRLEDDQVLGVLDLLVSEIDRAYAHGYVHADMSEYNVFVNEAGVKIFDWPQAVPTDHENADEFLRRDLTNVVGYFRRKYPQHVPDDLPIDEVADAITAESFETVTEFV
- a CDS encoding 50S ribosomal protein L15e, encoding MAKSFYSHIKDAWKDPDDGKLGELQWQRKQEWRKQGAIERIDRPTRLDKARELGYKAKQGIIVTRVSVRKGTARKQRHKAGRRSKRQGVNRIGRRKNIQRIGEERVSRKYPNLRVLNSYWVGEDGSQKWFEMILVDPNHPAIENDDDLNWICSDDHQNRAFRGLTNAGTANRGLNNRGKGAEKVRPSNTGGQGRAK
- a CDS encoding ABC transporter permease; amino-acid sequence: MFELTRYDAHHRVRGSLYLSVGLSLLAAMVIWVYPSFRTEVDLDQLIAAYPEPIVQVMGVQTMASLDGFLSFELYTFGWIILLGLYLAYSTAGTIADDVDRGRMDVLLSLPISRRRLLGERFAAMAVPIVGANILPPVVVYVGAQLIDESLAATDVLAVHLLSIPYLFACAGIGLLASVGFDRAGIAQRVALGVTFALFLSESLLTGTDAEAVGAIAPMRYYDPNAILLEGTYNVADAGILVAMTVALFVAAQLWFTRTDIA
- a CDS encoding universal stress protein, whose translation is MARHVLVAVDDSAQSTDALEFACSEYPDATITALYVLDPGDFYAVSGVEGTAMANYEEVQRHHEERADEILEEAREQAANHGVEIETDHVVGSVSRSIVDYADEHDVDHIVVGSHGRTGASRILLGSVAETVARRSPVPVTIVR
- a CDS encoding deoxyribonuclease IV, with protein sequence MKVGAHVSISGSRVSSDDETPPYDDIRNAVCRQTAFGGNCGQIFTTSPQVWAQPDISAEAADGFREESDAKLEGPWVIHSSYLVNLCTPKEDLRRKSKESMQAELDAAETLGVPYVNVHLGAHTGAGVEGGLDNAAGVIDDLEVPEGVQILIESDAGSGTKLGGEFDHLAGIIDRTETDIGICIDTAHTLVAGNDLTTPEAVDETVGRFDDVVGLEYLEYIHLNDSKHDVGTHKDEHALIGEGYIGEDGMQAIVNHPELRDLPFALETPTEDGRGFAWNIQKVKALRDDE
- a CDS encoding phosphoribosyltransferase family protein codes for the protein MNRAEKAALQLRAVDVLRMLKETRTYDELAETTGLPAGDLNRYVNGHVLPGTDRAREVVEDLGREALAEELDARIRVDDDGYVDNSATVFDQPFLDLAAPVVANGFDFERPDVVLTAATDGITLAAALASYYGVRCAYAKKRKETAVEEFIEARQRLQSGIELTYYLPASAIDPGESVLVVDDLIRSGETQELLLDIAHTAEADVAGVFALIAAGEDGIQRARNHTDAPVGALTTV
- a CDS encoding class I SAM-dependent methyltransferase; translated protein: MREFSEDYLSRTREGMWADSRDALEPLALDSRDRILDVGCGTGELSRVLAAESPGEVIGCDADPDLLATAAEYVPAVAGDAYQLPFPDETFDLVVCQALLINLPEPAVALTEFARVSTDLVAAVEPDNAAVEIDSSVNAEGPLERRARRAYLDGASTDVALGADAREAFAEAGLEVLATRRYDHVRTVEPPYSDAALRAARRKATGDGLADDRETMLSGSLTEREYDDLRGSWREMGRDVIEQMQAREYRREEAVPFHVTVGRVP
- a CDS encoding ABC transporter ATP-binding protein, which translates into the protein MAAIELEGLTKDYGEVLANDDVTFDVERGEIFGYLGPNGAGKTTTIRTLLGLLSPTAGTARVLGQEITDEGQLLEAKRRLGYLPDTPAFDETATGREVLELHAAIKGDERSEELLELFDPPLGREIREYSRGNVQKLGLVATFMHDPDLVILDEPTSGLDPLLQQRFNEFVRAERDQGLTVFFSSHILSEVRKLCDRVGIIRDGRLVTVEPVESLLDRSGKFVRLHAAESIPRQAFELDGVHDLEADAGAGPSGGTEYVFTFTGDVNELLERLREYRLLDLSLEEAPLEEVFMRFYDGEGLDSDTDSNGANRVVAGGTGGDDGV